One window from the genome of Montipora foliosa isolate CH-2021 chromosome 5, ASM3666993v2, whole genome shotgun sequence encodes:
- the LOC138004454 gene encoding uncharacterized protein: protein MRRRRTATLIKPQPKVYILGKDGVGKSALLVRFITRRFIGEYARLEDCYNVHVEIENEDVELQIADTAGENTAEKLSLISRQGDMFFILYSITDRTSFEEARRIGRIIKDSSQGDSVPMVIVANKSDLEHFRRVTFQEGNDLSQEFNCAFHEVSTSEDCKQVREVVQSSLLNFIRQRDKFKDNASLKVPYFVKRSPSFEKKPKRSTRNSQDNSKPAVRPFEIHPRLRSKEQGDGVDDKGTLNNNVQVVDGRKHREIEKGNKDTVTSSSKALDCESNKNRPFNVEVVKNASQSRDRQKVPSMTAKTAGGSNNESPKIPFTVHKVRGSSASEWMRPLPVDKRRAPTTNYWIRTEESVSEEKPKTSKGPFSLDKLRSQSTEKLRTSSSSSERQRSTSSFTRMKDGLIGRTKALRRKPIYL, encoded by the exons ATGAGAAGACGGAGGACAGCAACACTCATCAAGCCACAACCGAAGGTTTACATACTTGGCAAAGATGGCGTTGGGAAATCAG CTCTTCTTGTGCGGTTCATTACAAGGCGATTTATTGGAGAATACGCAAGACTGG AGGATTGTTATAACGTTCATGTGGAGATCGAAAATGAAGATGTAGAACTACAGATTGCTGACACGGCTGGAGAG AACACAGCAGAGAAGCTGAGTCTAATATCTCGTCAGGGAGACATGTtcttcattttgtactcaattaCGGATAGAACGAGTTTTGAGGAGGCTCGTCGTATTGGACGAATTATAAAGGACAGTTCGCAAGGAGATTCGGTTCCCATGGTGATTGTGGCAAACAAGAGTGACCTTGAACATTTTCGGCGAGTGACGTTTCAAGAAGGAAATGATTTATCACAGGAATTTAATTGCGCTTTTCATGAAGTGTCGACGTCAGAGGATTGTAAACAAGTGCGAGAAGTTGTGCAAAGTTCTCTGCTGAACTTCATCCGCCAGCGAGATAAGTTTAAAGACAACGCAAGCTTGAAAGTACCATACTTTGTTAAAAGAAGCCCGTCCTTTGAGAAGAAACCAAAACGTTCGACTCGAAATTCTCAGGACAACTCGAAGCCGGCTGTAAGGCCGTTTGAAATTCATCCACGTTTGAGATCGAAAGAACAGGGAGATGGAGTCGACGACAAAGGAACCCTGAATAACAATGTTCAGGTAGTTGACGGCCGAAAACACCGAGAAATTGAAAAGGGAAATAAGGATACAGTTACATCATCGTCAAAAGCTCTTGATTGTGAATCCAATAAAAATCGTCCATTTAATGTGGAAGTGGTTAAGAACGCTTCCCAGTCACGCGACCGTCAAAAAGTGCCATCCATGACTGCTAAAACTGCTGGTGGGTCTAATAACGAAAGTCCTAAAATACCCTTCACAGTTCACAAAGTCAGAGGATCTTCGGCAAGTGAATGGATGAGGCCTCTTCCTGTCGATAAACGTCGAGCACCAACAACAAATTATTGGATTCGAACTGAAGAATCCGTTTCCGAAGAGAAGCCGAAGACTTCGAAAGGGCCGTTTTCGTTGGACAAACTTCGGAGTCAGTCGACGGAAAAGCTTCGCACGTCCTCGTCGTCCAGTGAAAGGCAGAGGTCAACTTCGTCGTTCACTCGTATGAAGGACGGACTTATTGGAAGAACCAAAGCGTTAAGAAGAAAACCAATATACCTCTGA
- the LOC138002823 gene encoding uncharacterized protein RT0683-like has product MGNKPVNCQKSAKEMQQLVDLAHEVHRVLDEIGIKHWLMFGSLWGIQRKLYSPLPWDDDVDIGVSGDDAHYQSLSQEQFLSAFTTKGFTLIERLDRNGIVGIFNQSISPSGWVDIFIFYDYWGTMKRTGWLTWLAPINYNLYSSFPSRAIEGSLPKARFGDFDMYVPKDILLVLKSVYPFNWWVEDRPRNCITKKKT; this is encoded by the coding sequence ATGGGCAACAAACCTGTGAATTGTCAAAAAAGCGCCAAGGAGATGCAACAATTAGTGGACTTAGCTCATGAGGTGCATAGAGTACTTGACGAAATTGGAATTAAACACTGGTTGATGTTTGGATCACTTTGGGGTATTCAAAGAAAACTGTACAGTCCACTTCCTTGGGATGACGATGTAGATATAGGAGTCTCTGGAGACGATGCTCACTATCAGAGTCTATCTCAGGAGCAATTTCTCTCCGCTTTCACAACCAAGGGTTTTACGTTGATAGAGCGTCTGGATCGAAATGGCATTGTTGGTATATTCAATCAAAGCATATCTCCCTCCGGCTGGGTTGATATCTTCATATTTTACGATTACTGGGGTACTATGAAACGAACAGGATGGTTGACGTGGCTTGCACCTATTAACTATAACCTTTATTCCTCTTTCCCTTCGCGAGCAATAGAGGGATCATTGCCCAAGGCTCGATTTGGTGACTTTGACATGTACGTGCCCAAAGATATCCTGCTTGTTCTTAAAAGTGTATATCCTTTTAATTGGTGGGTCGAAGACAGACCTCGAAACTGTATAACCAaaaagaagacttga
- the LOC138004459 gene encoding uncharacterized protein: MEMEKLLQMGKEFGLQGEKLLEFVEKQQKLEQERRKEEEEKRREQEEKEEKRRQLEQERRREEEEKEEKRRQFEEERRREQEEREEKKRQLQEEREERRRMLEEDKRKEEEEKEERRRREDEERETRRQERELRKLEMEAELLKQKEAIEAAKREHELEIARLAVENADGRPEVREDRAKAPKLPSFVDGKDDLDAYLQRFERFAETAKWKRDGWASKLSALLSGRALEVYSRLSEDAAKDYDRVKIALMKRYDLTEDGYRRKFRASKPEVDESPEQFIVRLDRYLLRWLELSDTARTFDGLKDLIVKEQFIDSCPKDLAIHLRERAPETLAKIAKIADQYLEAHGKHLFSSASRKPTVQPERDEAKNMQTNPPALHCFKCNTRGHKAVNCPTLTRKCFLCGKQGHEARNCRSGGRRSGGQSKDGNPVQRGQVSASCLVQPPEVKPTDEEVKACIKDDKLLLACGKKIPLLSSACIEPLTGVRSKMPVVKGRIGEKPVDVLRDTGCSGIVVKRDLVSEDQFTGEFNVMLLIDNTARKVPIAKIDVDTPYLKGQVEAQCLPDAVYDLIIGNVPGARAADDPDPSWQVPVQEACAVTTRNQAKKTEEHIPLKVPDTKESPVVDREKLKQMQRDDESLQKFWEKDDVVARGQAETSFEVKGGVLYRVYKHPYVNGGKPLKQVMVPVQLRSRIMELAHGSIMGGHMGIKKTTDKIQSAFYSPGIQGDVTRYCKSCDVCQKTVNKGSVPKVPLEKMPLIDKPFKRVAIDLVGPIVPPSEDGHRYILTLVDFATRYPEAVPLKNIDTETVAEALVDIFSRLGVPEEILSDLGTQFVSECMKEVTRLLSIKQLTTTPYHPMCNGLTEKFNGTMKSMLKRLCSEQPRQWHRYINPLLFAYREVPQESTGFSPFELLYGRAVRGPMFILKELWTKELEEPEVKNSYQYVFELREKLEDTLKLAHTELQKAQNKGKHYYDRKTKVRKFVPGDKVLVLLPTDHNKLLMQWKGPFEVSAVVGLNDYRVRVKGKERVYHANLLKKYFEREDPVSVGAVAVETNANICKNEHVESEVEEVDPVDSIDFLEIGGYVAKESVNDVTIGDNLSHEQRAEFMDLANEFQSLFTEAPGTTSLAQHHIKLTSDQPVRSRPYPVPYSLRESLKKDITDMIKMGVIRESSSPYASPVVVVKKKDNSNRVCVDYRKLNKLTVFDPEPMPTAEHLFQKLSGDKYFTRIDLSKGYWQISIPEEDIPKTAFVTPDGSYEFLKMPFGMINSAATLKRAMKKLLCGLDNVEFYWDDILVHTRTWEEHIKALRELFRRLLAAGMTIRPTKCLFGVNTVDFLGHRLEEGLIGLHEDNVTKIRDAPRPTTKKQIRSFMGLAGYYRDFIPNFAALAAPLSDLTRKGQPNKVEWGEAQEKAYQSIKALLTKEPVLRLPDSRETYFLQTDASDSGIGAVLMQKHDGKLFPVCYASTKLSSAERNYSTIEKECLAIVWGFKRFHLYLYGVPFVLQTDHEPLKYMNSAKFANGRLMRWAMFLQSYNFRVEAIKGSENVGADYLSRVEE, encoded by the coding sequence atggaaatggaaaagcttttgcagatggggAAAGAATTTGGATtgcaaggagaaaagctgctcgagtttgtagagaagcaacaaaagttagaacaagaaagaagaaaggaagaggaagaaaaaagaagggaacaggaagaaaaagaagaaaaacgcagacaactagaacaggaaagaagaagggaagaggaggaaaaagaagagaaacgcagacaatttgaagaagaacgaagaagggaacaggaagaaagagaagaaaaaaagaggcaattacaagaagaaagagaagagagacgtcgaatgcttgaggaggataaaagaaaggaagaggaagaaaaagaggaaaggcgcagaagagaagatgaagaaagagaaactaggcgacaagaacgcgaactaagaaaattggagatggaagccgagctgttgaaacagaaagaggctattgaagcggcaaaaagagaacatgaactggagattgcacgtttggctgtggagaatgctgacggacgtcctgaagtgagagaggatcgggctaaagcacctaaactcccctcgtttgttgatggtaaagacgatttggacgcgtatttgcagaggttcgagagatttgccgaaacagctaagtggaaaagagatggatgggcatcgaagctcagtgctctgttgtctggacgggcactagaagtgtattcacgtctatcggaggacgcagctaaggattatgacagggtaaagattgcgttaatgaagagatatgaccttaccgaagacggctatcgtcgaaaatttagagcatccaaaccagaagttgacgaaagtccggagcagtttattgtgcgactggacagatacctgttacgttggctagagctttcggatactgcgcgaacctttgatggtcttaaggacttgatcgtgaaagaacaatttattgactcttgtcctaaggatttggcaattcacctgcgagaaagggcgcctgagactctagcaaagattgcgaagatcgctgaccagtacttggaggctcatggtaaacatttgttcagctcagcgagcagaaagccaacagtgcagcctgagagggacgaagccaagaacatgcagactaatccaccagctctgcattgctttaagtgcaacacccgaggtcataaagctgtcaactgcccaaccctaacaagaaagtgtttcctatgtggtaagcagggacatgaagctagaaactgtcgatcaggtggacgcagatcaggaggacaaagtaaggatggtaaccctgtacAGCgcggtcaagtgagtgccagttgtttagttcagccccctgaggttaaacctactgatgaagaagttaaggcctgtattaaagatgataagctgctgttagcctgtggtaagaagattccattgttgagtagtgcttgtattgaaccgttgaccggagtgagaagtaaaatgcctgtcgtgaaaggtagaattggagagaagcctgttgatgtcctgagagatactggttgtagtggaattgtagtaaagagggaccttgtgtctgaggatcagtttactggcgaatttaatgttatgctgctcattgacaatacggcaaggaaagttcccatcgcaaagattgatgttgatacaccttatctcaagggccaggtggaagcgcagtgtcttcccgatgctgtttatgatttgattattggtaatgtaccaggcgcaagagccgctgacgacccagacccaagctggcaagttcccgtacaagaagcttgtgctgtaaccacgagaaatCAAGCTAAGAAAACTgaagaacatattccgttgaaggtaccagataccaaagaaagtcccgtggttgatagagaaaagctcaagcaaatgcagcgtgatgacgagagcctacagaaattttgggagaaagatgacgtagttgcgagaggccaggctgagacttcatttgaagtgaaaggtggagttctgtaccgcgtctacaagcacccttatgtgaacggaggtaaacccctgaagcaggttatggttcctgtgcagctgagaagtcgaataatggaactagcgcacggatcgatcatgggaggtcacatgggaataaagaaaacgactgataagattcaaagcgcgttttattcgccaggcattcaaggggacgtgactcgttattgcaagtcctgcgatgtatgtcagaagacagttaacaagggttccgtaccgaaagttcccctagagaagatgccattaattgacaagccatttaagagagtagcaatcgacctggttggacctattgttcccccgagtgaggacggtcatagatatatattgacattggtcgactttgcaactcgttatcctgaagctgtcccgctgaagaacattgatactgaaactgtggcagaagcgttggtggatatctttagtcgtttgggagtgcctgaagagatcttgagtgaccttggtacgcagttcgtctctgagtgtatgaaggaagtgacgcgacttttgagcattaaacagctcaccacgactccatatcatcctatgtgtaatggcctgacggaaaagtttaatggaacaatgaagagcatgttaaagagattgtgtagtgaacagccaagacagtggcatcgctatattaacccgttgctgtttgcgtatcgtgaagttccccaggagtctactggcttttcgccgtttgagttgttGTATGGAAGAGccgtcagaggaccgatgtttattctcaaagagctttggacgaaagagttggaggagcctgaagtaaagaacagctatcagtatgtgtttgagctacgcgagaagcttgaagataccctcaaactggcgcacaccgagcttcagaaagcccagaacaaaggcaagcattattacgaccgaaagactaaagtcaggaagtttgtacctggagacaaagtgttagtgctgctaccgaccgaccacaacaagctcctaatgcagtggaaaggtccattcgaggttagtgctgtagttggtctcaatgattatagagtgagagtcaaaggaaaagagagagtttaccatgctaatctactgaagaagtattttgagcgagaggatcctgtttccgttggagcagttgctgttgaaacgaacgctaacatttgtaagaacgaacatgttgagagtgaagtagaagaagttgacccagtggatagtattgattttctggagattggtggttatgtcgcgaaagagtcagtcaatgatgtgaccataggagataacctttctcatgaacaaagagcagagttcatggatcttgcaaatgagtttcaaagcttgttcacagaagccccaggaacaacaagtttggctcagcatcatatcaagcttacatccgaccaaccagttagatcaagaccgtacccagtaccgtatagcttaagagaatcgctgaagaaggatattacagacatgattaagatgggagtcataagggaatcaagttcgccctatgcttctcCTGtcgtagttgttaagaaaaaagacaactcaaatcgtgtgtgcgtggactatcgtaaactgaacaagttaaccgtttttgatcctgagcctatgccaactgctgagcatttgttccagaagttgagtggtgacaagtattttaccagaattgatctgagcaagggctactggcaaatttctattcctgaggaggatataccgaagaccgctttcgtgacgcctgacggatcgtatgaattcctcaagatgccgtttggtatgatcaactccgcagcgaccttaaagagagccatgaagaagctattgtgtggactggacaacgttgaattttattgggatgacattttggttcacacccgtacgtgggaagagcacatcaaggcgcttcgagagttgttcagaagattattagctgctggaatgaccataagaccgactaaatgtctttttggagtcaacaccgttgattttcttggtcaccgtttggaggaagggttaattggtcttcatgaagacaacgtgacgaagattagagatgctccaagaccaactactaagaagcagataagatcgttcatgggtttggccggatattacagagattttatccctaacttcgccgcattagcagccccgctgtcagacctcacgcgtaaaggccaacctaacaaagttgaatggggtgaggcacaggagaaagcctatcagagtatcaaggccctcctaacaaaggaaccagtccttcgactaccAGATTCAAGGGAAACCTACTTCCTGCAGACcgatgcttccgacagtggtattggcgctgtattaatgcagaaacatgatggcaagctatttcccgtttgctacgcaagtacgaaattgtcaagtgcagagcgtaattattcaaccatcgagaaagagtgtttagccattgtgtggggattcaaaaggtttcatctttatctgtatggagttccctttgtgctacaaacagatcacgagccactgaagtacatgaacagtgcgaagtttgctaatggacgcctaatgcgttgggctatgtttcttcagagttacaacttcagagttgaggctatcaagggatctgagaatgtaggagcagattatctaagcagagtagaggaataa